The window CAACCATGTCTATTTTTAGGTTGGAGTCCTCAGAGTGCTTTAAAAAGTCATCAATCGCCGCTGAGCTGTTGTATCCGAGTCCTGCGCAGATGTCTAAAATGGTGATGTCTTTGGTGTAGTCGAATTTCATCGGTTTGATAAATTTCTCAAATGCCTCACTAATTGCACCTGTAGATGTATGTAGCGTTTCAATTTTATGATTTATTTCCTTTGAGTTAATAGAATAGGATCCATCGTCCGTTAAAACAAAGTAATTGTTGTAAGTATCAAAAAAATTGAGCCTACTTTCATTATTTCGACTACTTCTTTCCTCATCGAAACATCGATTAATCAAATCGAAGATATCGTCATTAATTACCCGGGCGTTTTTTTCATAATCCATTGTATCAATTATAATTTTAACTTCAACTGTTAAATAGTTTTATTTACATAGTAATGTTATGGCTTCGGAAATAATTGAAAATATTGCGGAACTTTTTGAAAAGCTGGTGCTTTGGGGATGTCACTTTGTTGTTTCAAGCGTAGAAAACCGTGATAACAAATCATTCGCTTTAATTCTTTCATTTCTCTTCCCGGGAATCGGAATTTTATATTTGGGAAACCTTCCTAAAGGTCTTACAATATTTTTCGTAACAGTCATTCTTGTTCCGTTAAGGATTTACTCAAGCTTCGGTCTGATGTTTTCGGTATTATCCTTCGTAATTTGGCTTTACGGTTTGTATGCAACCAATATGGAGTACAAAAAACTTTATGGATAATCAGTTATCTTAATGAAAACATTTCTTAAAGCGATTGTTTATTAATTAGAGTCATGTCAATTAATGTTTGCTGATTTTAATTTAAATTACATTTTATATTTTAGTGTTAATCATCCTTAGGCCTTTAGAATTATTTTTCGATTATCAAGCTTAATCTGGTTAAATCAGGTTTAAACTAAGTTGTTTTTGATAAATTAAGCTCCATTAATCCGATTTTGGCTGAAATTAACTTAAAGTTTACTGATGTTACTTTTATCACCGAAACATTAATGGCTTTAATTTTGGCTTTTGGGTTTCTTAAAGTTTTCAGATTCCTTTAATTTAACTGAATCCCTTTAAAAAAGCTTTTCAATTTTAAGGGCTTTTTAAGATTGATTCGGTATTTTTCAATAAATTTTCAAATAAATGAGAAATCAACGTTAATATCTGATTAAAAAAAGCTTAATTAGGCGATAATTAACTTGATAAAGTAATCAATGCCTATTTCACCATCGGCACAATTAATCAAAGATACTCCCAAATTAACTAACTTCAGGTTACTAAAACAGGATTTGGGGACTTTTAAGACATTTGATTTTTCGCCTGAAATCGTTTTTTAGGCATTTTTAGCCCATTTTTAAATGAAAAACTTTATATACTACTTTTTTACTAAGGATTACTAACAATCTTAAGAAAATTCAAGGATTTGAGAAAAATTCTTTGATAAAATTTCATGATAAATCATGATTAATTCTTGAGGTTGGAGTTAAAAAAAGCGAGGTGAAAAGCATAAGAAATAACAGAAATATTGTACTGATGTTTTTGATTGTTATGTTATCTTTCGCTATAATCTCGGAGGTTTCAGCTGCTGCGCTTGACGACGCTGAACCTGAAGAGTCGGGATTGAAAGTTCCTATTGAATCAGAGGGAACTTCATGCGAAAGATTAATTGATGTTCCTGGCGAACATTCAATGGACGACATTCACTCCCATAATGATCAAACTTCATTTGGTTGCGCTCCGCTGGAGCGTGAAAACAAGAATCTATACGAACTCAAACCGGCAGCTCATGAAGCTGAAATAAATAATGCAATTGAAGGTGAAAAGATGAATAATTCTCCTATAATCGATTTAAACGTCTCCCATTCAGGATTTGATGAAAATATTCCTCCTATCAAAGAAGAGACTAATGATATCATGTCTGTATTAATCGGACTGGACAACATCTGCGTTGCATTCAAAAACAGCAGAAACAATACGCACAATATATTGAAGGAATTCAATGGGGTCTTGCCTCAGGAATTATCTAAAGACATTGTTTTTGATGATAATTTCACTTCACAAAACAATCCTGCCGGAAAAAGGAGTAGCCTGTCTCAATTTGGAGGGGATTTGCCATTCAAAAACATAACTCATAATGATTTTCTCCCCTTAGAAAACATCTCCCTTGCAAAAAGCGGGTTACCTGAAGTTGAAAATGCTCTTTCCAATGGTGTTTCTACCTATTTTCCCAACATATGCATTTTTCCATTTAGATTTGATAATTTCCTCCCAGAAATTAATAAAACAAGGACAAACACGTTTCCTTCAAAAACACACCTAAATTTAAGTGAAATGCCTGACGGAAAAAGCATGGCTTCAAAGATGTATTTGATGTAAAGGTTTAGATTTATTTTAAACCTTTTTTCTATTTTTTTTACAATTTAAAAGCAATACTCTTTTGAAAATGAGTTAAATTTAAATAATTTCCATTAAATAAATTAATTCTAACTAACTGTTTTTAGGTAATTACATGTTTGAGATAAAAGCTAAAGATATGAGAGGAAGAGTCGGTGTTTTAAAGACAAAGCATGGAAACGTTAAAACGCCTGCATTAATGCCTGTAATCCATCCGCGAAAACAAGCAATTGACGTGAAAAAGTATGGAGCAGACATTGTAATAACTAACGCTTATTTAATTTATAAGGATGATGATTTAAAACAGAAAGCCATTGATGAGGGTCTGCACAAGCTGATTAACTTTGACGGACCTATAATGACCGATTCAGGTTCATTCCAGCTTTCAGTTTACGGTGATGTGGACATTACAAATGAGGAAGTAATCAAGTTTCAGGATTTAATCAAATCCGACATCGGAACAAGCCTTGACATTCCAACGGCACCTTTCGTTGACCGCCAGAAGGCCGAAGAGGACTTGAAAATCACTCTTGAACGGGCAAAGGAAGCAGTCAAAATCAAAAAGGAAAATGACATAGGGATGCTTTTGAACTCTGTGGTTCAGGGTTCCACATTCATGGACCTGAGGCAGAAATGCGCAGCTGAACTGTCTCAATTGGATGCTGATTTGTATCCGATTGGCGCTGTGGTTCCGCTAATGGAGTCCTATCACTACAAGGAGCTTGTTGACGTTGTCATGAACTCAATGATGTGTCTTCCGGACAACACTCCCCGCCATCTTATGGGAGCAGGCCATCCGATGATTTTCGCCCTTGCTGTGGCGATGGGATGCGATTTATTCGATTCAGCGGCCTATATATTATATGCTGAAGACGACAGGCTTTTGTCAACCAGAGGAACTTTCAAGCTTGAAAACCTTCAGGAAATGCCGTGTTCATGTGAAGTCTGCTCAAAATACACTCCGGATGACTTGAGGGCAATGCCTAAAGAGAAAAGAAGGGATTTGATTGCGCAGCACAACCTTCATGTTTCATTTGCAGAGCTCAGGTTAATCCGGCAGGCGATTTATGAAGGAAGCCTTATGGAGCTTGTTGAGGAACGCTGCAGAGCCCATCCTGCCCTTCTTGACGGAGTCCGCCAGCTTGCAAACTACAGCGAGGATATGGAAAAATACGATCCTAGAAGCAAGAAATCTGCATTTTTCTACACCGGTCCGGAATCATTGGGAAGGTCTGAAGTCCTAAGGCATCAGCGCAAACTTCTTGAAATGCCTAAAAAGCGCGATCTGGTGATTCTGCCTCCAAGCAGAAAACCTTACTCAAAGTTCATTTCAGGACATCTCGGAGAGTTCTACATCTACGGCGCTGAACAGGAATTCGATATGGAAAACACTGACTTCATGGTCCTTGACGTTCCATTCGGTCTCATTCCTCTTGAAATCGATGAATTGTATCCTTTAAGCCAGAGCGCAGCTCCAAGAATCCGTGACGTTGACAGCACTGAATTCATTACAAATTTCATGTCAGATTTCATTGAAAACTATGAGCAGGTGCTGATACATTCCAAGGTCATTAAGGATTTGGATATCGGACTTTACAACAAGTCAATAGAATCAGATGAAATAAAATACGTTCGGGATGACCTTAAAAAAATCAAGGCGATAGCTGATTACCAGTTCGGTGTCGGCGCCGGTGAAGCGCTGTTTAAAGGCAACATAAAAATAGAAAAAAGCAAGAAAACAGGTAAAATCCGCCACATCTATGACGGAAAAGTCTTAATTGTTAACATGAGGGCCTCAGATTCATATCTCGTATTGTCAAAGGAAGGCGCAAGAAGGCTTCACAAGGCACTGCCGTATCCTAAAAACAGAGTTGTCGTAAATGAGGACTCAGAACCTTTCGCCCTGGAGGGAAAAAGCGTATTCTCAAAATTCGTCATTGAATGCGATGAAAACATAAGAACAAGGGATGAAGTATTGATAGTTAATGAGGCCGATGAGCTCCTGGCCTACGGAAAATCACTGTTATCAGCAGTTGAAATCAATAATTTCCAGACAGGACAGGCCATAAAGACAAGAAAAGGATTTAAAAAATAGGTGATTTAATGAGTGACGATAAGGTCAACACTGGCCACAACATTGAAGATAAGGAACTGATTAAAAACGCAAGAAAGCCTGTGGGCGAATTAGGAGAAAAGATTCTTGACCGTATGAACGAATCCCACGAATCAATGGCTGTATGGGGCGTCAGCCACTTTGAAGTTAATGAAGATGATATCATTTTAGACATCGGCTGCGGAGGCGGAAGAAACCTTGAACGCTTCGCAGAACAGATTGATTCAGGAAAGGTCGTTGGAATTGATTACTCCGTAGTCAGCGTTGAAAAGTCAGCTGATCTAAACGAAAAGGCAATTGAAGAAGGAAAGGTCGAAGTTATTCAGGGCTCAGTTTCCGAAATGCCCTTTGATGATGACGTCTTCGATATAGTAACCGGTTTTGAGACAATCTATTTCTGGCCGGATTTCATCAATGACTTAATGGAAGTCAATAGGGTTCTCAAGAAGGACGGACTTGTATTTTTCTGCAATGAAGCGGTCTACAGGGAAGGCGAAATGGAAAAATACGATGATTTGGTTGAACTTCTGGATATGAAAATATATTCCGAGGACGTATTGAGACAATCCCTTGAAAAGACGGGCTTTAAGGATTTCAAGGCCTATATCAATGATGAGAAGGATTGGATTTGCGTTACTGCAAGAAAAGCCTGATTGGATTTGAAGATGCCAATAAATCTTTAAATTCATTTTTTCAAATCCTTAAAAAGGATGCATTAAAACAAAAAATTTATATATAATAATCGTTCAATATAATATTGTTGTTTATTTTCATGCGGTGTTAGTCCAGCCTGGTTAAGACTCTAGCCTGCCACGTTAGAGACC is drawn from Methanobrevibacter millerae and contains these coding sequences:
- the tgtA gene encoding tRNA guanosine(15) transglycosylase TgtA, whose protein sequence is MFEIKAKDMRGRVGVLKTKHGNVKTPALMPVIHPRKQAIDVKKYGADIVITNAYLIYKDDDLKQKAIDEGLHKLINFDGPIMTDSGSFQLSVYGDVDITNEEVIKFQDLIKSDIGTSLDIPTAPFVDRQKAEEDLKITLERAKEAVKIKKENDIGMLLNSVVQGSTFMDLRQKCAAELSQLDADLYPIGAVVPLMESYHYKELVDVVMNSMMCLPDNTPRHLMGAGHPMIFALAVAMGCDLFDSAAYILYAEDDRLLSTRGTFKLENLQEMPCSCEVCSKYTPDDLRAMPKEKRRDLIAQHNLHVSFAELRLIRQAIYEGSLMELVEERCRAHPALLDGVRQLANYSEDMEKYDPRSKKSAFFYTGPESLGRSEVLRHQRKLLEMPKKRDLVILPPSRKPYSKFISGHLGEFYIYGAEQEFDMENTDFMVLDVPFGLIPLEIDELYPLSQSAAPRIRDVDSTEFITNFMSDFIENYEQVLIHSKVIKDLDIGLYNKSIESDEIKYVRDDLKKIKAIADYQFGVGAGEALFKGNIKIEKSKKTGKIRHIYDGKVLIVNMRASDSYLVLSKEGARRLHKALPYPKNRVVVNEDSEPFALEGKSVFSKFVIECDENIRTRDEVLIVNEADELLAYGKSLLSAVEINNFQTGQAIKTRKGFKK
- a CDS encoding class I SAM-dependent methyltransferase — translated: MSDDKVNTGHNIEDKELIKNARKPVGELGEKILDRMNESHESMAVWGVSHFEVNEDDIILDIGCGGGRNLERFAEQIDSGKVVGIDYSVVSVEKSADLNEKAIEEGKVEVIQGSVSEMPFDDDVFDIVTGFETIYFWPDFINDLMEVNRVLKKDGLVFFCNEAVYREGEMEKYDDLVELLDMKIYSEDVLRQSLEKTGFKDFKAYINDEKDWICVTARKA